The nucleotide sequence TGCCGCCCGCCGCCTCTTCTTGCTCACACGTCACGTCGAAGGCTTCCGTCTCCGGGCTGCCCTGCGCGAGCCACGCGTTGAGCGCGCAGCCGAGGTCCGCGGCGTCCCGCGTCTGCTCGGCGGTGGCCACCGGAGGCATGGCGCCCTGGGTGGCCAGCGCGGCCATGCGCGCGGCGGTCTCCTTCAGGCCCGCGAGGTCCGAGACGTACTGGAAGCCGCCCCGCGTCTCGGGCGCGCGGTGGCACTGGGCACACTGCTCATCCACTCGCGCCTTCAGGGTGCTGAACACCTCCTTGCGCCCGGTGCTGGGGCGGGCCGTGTAGCGCAGGGGGATGCGCTCGCTGGAGCGCGCGGGGGCGTAGCAGGTCGACCCCACCTCCACCCGCACCTCCGGACTCTTCTCCTCCTTGGACGAGCAGCCCATGGCGAGCGGGAGCGTGAACAAAACCAGCCAGAGCGCCCGACAGCGGGCGTGCCAATTCCTCTCCAACGGCATGGACTGCTCCTCCTGGGAATCCCTTATCAGGCGTTCCGTGAGCGCGGCGGACTCCTACCGCGATTGCCTCTCGGAACGCGAGAGCGCAGACCCCTGTGAAAGGGGTCTGCTGTCTGTTTTCACCCCGCCGTGACAAGCAATTCCTGTCAGGGCAGCGAGGTGAAGCCAGACTGTGTCACGTTTTCACTTTCACGGATTCACGGAACCGTGACAGCGCGGATGCGGCCCAGCTTGTTGCCGGCGCGCTCGGTGAACCACAGGTGCGCGTCCAGGCAGAAGAAGCCCGGCGGCGCGAAGACGATGCCCGCGGGCTGGCTGCTGTCCGTGGGGATGGCGTACTCGGTGATGGTGCCGTTCAGGGTGATGCGGCCCACCTTGTTGCCGCGCAGCTCCACGAACCAGAGGGCGCCGTCCGGCCCGGGGGTGAGGTCCACCGGGGCGCTGCTGGCGTCCGGGAGGGCGTACTCGGTGACGGTGCCGGACGCGGAGATGCGGCCAATCTTCCCCGCGAACTGCTCGGTGAACCACATGGCCCCGTCCCAGCCGATAGCGATGCTGGAGGGACCGGCGTTGGCGGTGGGCAGCGCGTACTCGGTGATGACGCCGTCGGTGGTGATGGTGCCCACCTTGTTGCCGCGCAGCTCCGTGAACCACAGCTTGCCCTCGGCGCCGAGCGCGATGGCGGTGGGCTGGGCCTCCGGGGTGGGCAGGTCGAACTGGGTGACGGTGCC is from Pyxidicoccus trucidator and encodes:
- a CDS encoding Virginiamycin B lyase, yielding MPFPARSFLKKSLLAASTLLLGAPALAEEASASLNNPFVCRRPSGVAGTMTEFNLATEEAGPASITVGPDRNLWFTQTGSGTIGRVTREGVVTEFPLLTEYSIPQKLTLGFDGNLWFTQLGVDQVGRITPQGVVTEFPLPNPGSAPYGIAAGLDGNLWFTQVAGNRLGRITPSGTVTQFDLPTPEAQPTAIALGAEGKLWFTELRGNKVGTITTDGVITEYALPTANAGPSSIAIGWDGAMWFTEQFAGKIGRISASGTVTEYALPDASSAPVDLTPGPDGALWFVELRGNKVGRITLNGTITEYAIPTDSSQPAGIVFAPPGFFCLDAHLWFTERAGNKLGRIRAVTVP